The genomic window CCGCGGAGGCCCGAAGGGCTGGAGCAAGCTGCCTGCGTTTGTTAAACGCTTCAGGCACGGGCTCCCGTACTCCACAGATGATTGACACAGTACGCGCTACCTTTTACTTGCTTAACGGTACAGCCCGACCATAAGCACTCTGCGCTGGTTAAGCCGTCGTGATTTTCTATGATTTTTGCTTTTATTAGAGCTGTGCTATCGAATTCTTCCCAGCTCTCTTTAGCAGAAATTTTGACGGCATAGGATTGCTGGTACTTGTCCCACTCATCAACTTTCCAAAGTTGCTCGCACTCTGGGCACTGCATAAGAAATACCCAATCACCAGTTTCAAGCAGATCTAGTTTGGACTTGAAATCCGTGTGCGAGTTACTGATATCGACTAGTTCTAGTTGTAATTTACAGTTGCACATTATTTTTTATGGGCATTTAACATTTGTATCTTGGTCATCACGACGACTATCCCAACGACGCATATCTCAAAATAGATTTCCCGCCAGAATGCGCCCAAAGCCCCGCAGCGTCAAGGTTCCAAGCAATTACACCGTATTACACGCCTGGGCAAAACGGTCGCTACGACCACTATCCCGATTTTTACATACCACCGATAACTAATTGATCTTTAATGCATTTCTTGTGCTCCGAAGTCCAGCGGCAGGAATCACGCTCTTGAAGACTGCAATATCATCCCGGTATTGGTCACAAGACACCTATACTGTATAAACAAACAGTTTTCTGGAGGGTGTTGCTTATGGATGACATACCCGTACCAATTCCGGCACAACCGGTCCGTTTTATGGATAGACTCCGCGCATTTATGCGTGGACGACAGCTGGCATACCGGACGGAAAAGACCTATTGCGGCTGGATACGCGACTATATTCGCTTTCACAAGATGCGCAGGCCCGAGGAGATGGGCAAGGCCGAGGTGGATGCGTGGTTGGGGCACTTGGCCTCGCAGCGGAATGTGTCTGTGAATACACAGAAAACAGCCCTGAATGCCATTGTATTTCTGTATCGCCAGTTCCTGAACATTGAACTTGGCAAGCTGGATTTCGACAGAACCAGTAAGGGGCAACGTCTCCCGGTCGTATTTAGCCACGAGGAGGCAACCGCGGTGATCGATAAACTGCAAGGCCACCACCGATTACTCGTATCGCTAATGTATGGTGCAGGCCTGCGGGTCATGGAAGCGGTCAGGCTGCGGGTGCACGATGTGGACTTTGGCCACCAGTGCATTTTTGTGCGTGAGGCCAAAGGGGATAAGTGGCGTCGGACATTGCTACCCAAATCTCTTGCCCCCTCCCTGCAGGCACAGATCGAATTGGCGCTTTCGATTCATAAACGTGACCTGGAGGAGGGTTTCGGGGCGGTGTATCTGCCCCATGCGCTGGCGAAAAAGTACCCGAATGCGGCCACCAGCCCCGGTTGGCAGTATATTTTCCCGGCGCCGGACCGATCGATGGATCCACGCAGTCAGGTGATGCGCCGGCATCACCTGGGGGAACAGCAGGTGCGCAGGGCCGTGGCTAAAGCATTGTCAGAGACAGGCATCCGCAAGAAGGCCAGCTGCCACACCTTTCGACACTCTTTCGCAACAAGGCTACTCGCTTCGGGTACGGATATTCGCAACATCCAGGAGCTGCTCGGGCACAGCGACATCAATACCACGATGATCTATACCCATGTCATTGGCATCCATGAGCGTGGTGTGGTCAGCCCAATCGATTGATCTGGCCACTTCTGCGATTCCGACCCACACCCGCCCCTGTTGATCACAATTTAAGCAGCCGTATCGTTCATATCGCGGCACGGTAACGCGGGATCACATCGTTGACTCGGCAGTTACTCAGAACTCCCGGTTTACCCTAGCCCCTCCCGCCGCGATTCCGCATAATTGCCGACCGACGAAAAGAATCCCAACAGACGGCCCGATGTATGTGGTTTAAGAATCTGCGCGTTTACCGCCTCACCAAAGAATTTGACCTCACTGCTGAAAAATTGAACGAACTGCTGGAACCGCAGGCGTTTGTGCCCTGTGGCAGCCAGGATGCCGCTCGCTATGGCTGGGTGCCGCCGCTGGGCCGCCACGGCAGCGAGCTGGTGCATGCCACCAACGGTTACCTGATGGTCTGTGCCAAGAAGCAGGAGAAGGTCATTCCTGCCGGCGTCGTCAATGAGAAGGTGGAAGAGCGGGCCCAGGCCATCTCCGAGAAGGAGCACCGCCAGGTGGGCCGCAAGGAGAAGCAGAACCTTAAGGACGAGGTGCTGCTGGAGATGCGCCCGAAGGCGTTTGCCCGCTCCCGCCTCCACTACGCCTATATCGCCCCGCGGGACGGCTGGGTGGTAGTGGATGCTTCTTCCGCATCTGCGGCGGAAGAACTGCTGGAACACCTGCGTGAGGCCCTCAGCAGTCTGGCAGTGATCCCCCTGTCTGCCAAGAACCTGCCCCAGCAGGCCATGACCCACTGGCTCACGGCTCCGGAAGCACCGGCCAGGTTTGAGTTCGGCCACGAGTGCGAGCTGCGCGACCCCAAGGACAGCGGCAGCGTGATCCGCTGCAAGAACCAGGACCTGTGCGCCGAGGAAATCCACAACCACCTGGTGGCCGGGATGCAGGTGCACAAGCTGGGGTTGGTGTGGAACGGTGGTGTCGAGTTCGTGGTCGACCACCAGCTCTCCCTCAAGCGGGTCAAGTTCAGTGACGAGTTGGTCGAAAAGGCAGACAGCGCCGACAGCGAGAATGCCGCCCAGCGCTTCGATGCCGATTTCTCGGTCATGACCCTGGAGATCTCCGCCCTGCTCACCGATCTGGTGGCTGCGTTCGGTGGTGCCGGCGAGGGCGCCAGCGTCGAGGAGATTGTCGCCCGTGCCAACCGCGCCGAGCAGGATCAACTGGCGGCAGAAGTGGAGGAGGTGATGCTCTGACGCCCCACCCCAATGCCCCGATGCGTATAGAAGACCTGCGCGATCACTCTGGCGCCGTCGAGACGCTGGCCGGCTGGCACTTTGACGAATGGCAGCATCTCTACCCTGACCAGACCCGGGAGGACTTTGCCGATGACCTGCGCCGATCACTGGAGAGCGGCACGGTCCCGGCCACCTGGGTGCTTGTCGATGACGAAGGCGTCTGGGGCTCCGCCTCAGTCCTCGAGCAGGACATGGACACCAACCACGAGCTTGGGCCCTGGCTCGCCAACGTCTATGTGCACCCGCAGTTTCGTGGCCGCGGCCTCGGTAGCGAGCTGATCCGACATGTGATGGAACAATCCGCAGCCAACGGCCTGGAGGTACTCTACCTCTTCACTCCCGGCCAGGAGGCTTTTTACGAGTCGCTCGGCTGGCAATCGCTTCGCGGCGAGCGCTACCACGGCGAAGATGTCACCATCATGCAGGCCTGCCTCGGCGGGAAGTGACCCCACCCTTCCCTCTTCGACCATACCCGTATGAACTAAGCTGATTCTTGATTCAGCGGGGATCGCAGCCCGTAGCCGCGCCTGCGCGCAAAGCATCGCGATGGAAAGGAGTACAACCGATGAAAGGCCGGATCGCTTTCAGGGAAATGGTCAACACTGCCGTAATCTTGGCGTTGACGCTGCTCGTCGCTGCCTGCGCGGGCACATCCACATCATCCGGCGCTGCGGCTGAGGGGCGCTGGGGCCAGTACCGCACATTCGGTTTTGTGCGGAGCGGGGATTCGGTCCGCTCCGGTGAGGTGGCCGCCATCCTGCGCGCGGAAGTGACACGGCAGATGAATGCCCGTGGACTCACCCAATCCAGCAACCCGGACCTGCTGGTGCATCTCGCCGTCGATACAGAGCAGCGCGTGCAAGTACCCGGAGCACGAAGTACCGGTGGAGCCGCAGCCAGGTTTCCCTTCCTCGAAGAATATTACAGTCAGCTTCCTCCGGGACACGCCACGGACCTGAACCGCGTCACCGAAGGCCGCCTGACCATCGACGTTCTGGACGTACAGCAGCGACAGCTGGTGTGGCGCGGCCGGGCGCAGCGAAAGGTAACGTCACAAATGATGGCGAATCCCCAGCCGGCACTGGCAGGTGCTGTGGACGATATTTTCCGAAGATTCCCCAAGACCAATTGATCTCCAGTACAGGCTGATCAACACCAACTGTTGGTTTGGACTCTGAAATAAAAAAAGCCCCGGTAAACCGGGGCTTTTTTTCTAAGAGTGACTCAGACCTTCACCATCGGCCGGCCTTTCTCACTCCACTGTACGTGGTATTTCTCATTCTCGGGGCGATCGACCCGGGAGAAGGTATGCGCCCCGAAGAAATCCCGCTGGGCTTGCAACAGGTTGGCGGGCAGGGATTCACGGCGGAAGGCATCGTAGTAGCTGAGTGCGGAAGACAGCGCCGGTACCGGGATGCCGCGCAGGCTGGCGTCCGCCACCGCCCGACGCCAGTTGCCCTGGTTGGAAGCGATCTGCTCGATAAAGAAATCATCCAGCAGCAGGTTGGAGAGTTTGATATCCCGCTCGTAGGCGTCGCTGATCGACTGCAGGAATACCGCGCGGATAATGCAGCCGGCACGCCAGATACGGGCGATCTCGGCAAAGTTCAGTTGCCAGCCCTGCTCTCGCGCCGCCAGCTTCATCAGGTCGAAGCCCTGCGCATAGACACAGATCTTCGCGCAATACAGCGCGTCGTGCAGCTGCTGGATCGCTTCGGCGCGCTCGGCCTCCGGCACCGGCCCGATGTCGGGGCCGTGCAGTTTCTTGGCGGCGCGACCGCGCAATACTTTACGGGTGGAAAGGGAACGGGCAAAGACCGCCTCGGCGATACTCGGTGCCGGGCAGCCGACTTCCAGGCTACTCACTGCGGTCCACAGGCCGGTGCCCTTCTGGCCCGCACGGTCGAGAATGATATCCACCAACGGCTGCTGGGTCTCGGCGTCCACCGTGGCCAGAACCTCGGCGCTGATATCGATCAGGTAGCTGTTCAGCTTGCCCTCATTCCACTCACGGAAAACCTCGGCGATCTCTGCCGGAGTCATCTCCAGCGCACTGCGCATCACATCGTAAGCCTCGCAGATCATCTGCATGTCGGCATACTCGATACCGTTGTGCACCATCTTTACGAAGTGGCCCGAGCCGATGGGGCCGATGTAAGCAGCGCAGGGTTCACCCTCGGTGACCGGGTTACCCGGCTCGAAGCGCTCGATCGGCTGGCCGCTCTTCGGGTCCACCTTGGCGGCGATGGCGTGCCAGATGGGCTCGATGCGCGCCCAGGCATACGGGTCGCCACTGGGCATCAGGGAGGCGCCGAAGCGGGCACCCACCTCACCACCGGAAACGGCAGTGGTAAAGAAGATCAGCTTGCCCTCATAACGCTTGCAGCGCGTCACCGAGTCAGTCCACAGGCTGTTGCCGGTATCCACCACGATATCGTCCGCCTTGAGGCCGGCATCCAGCAGCTTGTTGCAGACATCGTCCACCGGGGCGCCGGCGGGTACGGAGAGAATCACCAGATGCGGAGCCTTCACGCGGGAAAGCAGCTCGGTGTAGGAGTTACAGGTCTCCACGCGGGCCGGCTGGTCGCCGCGCTCGCGGGCGTCCTGTTCCAGCAGGGCATCCAGTTTGTGGTGATCCAGGTCGAAGGCACATACGCGGTAGCCGTTGTCGGCCAGGTTCAGGATCAGGTTCTTACCCATCACCCCCGCGCCAATAAAGCCAATATCGCACAATGAATCAGACATGGATCTCTCCGGAAAACTTTGGTGCTGCTGTCAGGGGCGCGGAGTATAGCAACAGGAAGCCCCTCTAGGGAGGCTAAAATATCGCCAAATGCCGCACAGGGCCGGCACAAACGGGGCTCTTGCCAAAACTTTAGAACAAAAGACCGCGTTCCTGCGCCCATACGTCATTTCATGCTGCCGGGCATCAGGTAAGGGTTCCCGCATGCACAACCGCATCGTGATATTGCGGAGGCTTGCGGGTACGAGGCCATCACTGGTCAAAATAGGCCAACTCCAGTGGCCTGCCACTTCCCGGTCCATGTTTGTTGATAGACTCGCCGGGACTGGCCTCCAAGCTCCACCAGACCCAACAAGAATAATGAATAGATCCATCCACTGTGGTTCCCTCCGGTTCCCGCTCGTCGTCGCGCTGACCCTCCTCCTTGCCGCCTGCCAGCCTGAACAAAAAACTGACGTAAAGCCACCACAGCACGCTGAGAAAATTCTTTATGGTGGTGACATCGTCACGGTGGACCCGGACAACACGTTCGCGGAGGCAGTCGCGGTCAGTGAGGGGCGCATTGTCGCCGTGGGCAGCTTCGCCGATGTTTCGCAATTAGGCGGTGAAGACACCGAGATGATCGACCTCAAGGGCCACACTCTGATGCCCGGGTTTATCGACATTCACACCCACCCGATCCTGTCGGCCATGATGGGTGAGGTGGTCGATGTTTCAGGTTTCACACACAATAACCGTGCGGAAATATTCGCGGCACTAAAGCGGGGTATAGAACAGAAGAATCCCGGTGAGTGGGTACTCGCCTATGGCTGGGACCCGGCCATTCTCGCGGACCTTGAACCGCCGACTCTGGCAGAACTTGACCGACTCGCGCCGGAAAATCCGCTGCTGATCATTGCCCAGACGCTTCATTCCGCATTTGCGAACAGTCTGGCATTCACAGCGGCCGGCATCGATCGAGACACGCCGGACCCCGAAGGCGGTTATTTCGCGCGAGATGCACGGGGCAACTTCACTGGCCTGGTGATGGAAGTGGGGGCAATGGCAAAGTTTACCGCTTCCACCCCCAAATACCCCCTGCCGGCCTACCTCTACCTGCTGACCAATCAGTTGGAAACCTATGCGACAACCGGCTACACGACGATTGCCGCACCTGGGTTGCAGCCCATTATCCCGAGGCATATCGAGGCTCTCCGCACAGTTGCCCAACACCCGGATGCACCGGTTCGGGTGCTCACTTATCCGCTTTTCGAGCAGCTCGATAAAACCCGCTTTGAACCCGACAGCGGAGACGGGGCATTCGAGGTCCGCGGCCCGAAACTCTGGGTCGATGGCTCGCCTTACGCCGGCGGCATGGCGATGGAATCGCCCTACCTGGATAACGATTTCACCCGCAATCGCCTGGGGATCGAAGCCGGCAGCCGTGGACACCTGACTTTCAGCGATGAGCAATTGCAGGCGCTGGTACTGCGCTACCATCGCGAGGGATGGCAGATATCTGCCCACGCACAGGGTGAGCGAGCGGTAGCCCAGTTTCTCGATGCAGTAGAACTGGCGCAGCAAAAGTACCCGCGAGAAGATCACCGGCACCGAATCGAACACGCCGCCCTCATTACCCCCTCACAGCTGCAGCGCGCGGCCGAGCTCGGCGTGACACCCAGCTTCTACATCGATCATATCTACTACTACGGCCACGCTCTCTCCAGATCCATCGTCGGCCCGCAACGTGCCGAGCGCTTTATGCCGATCAACAGCGCGAAAAAAGCAAACCACCGCTTTACGATTCACACGGACTCCCCTTCCTCACCGCTCGGCCCGACCCGCGCGATGCGAACAGCCGTCTTGCGGCAAACCCGTAACGACAGCGAGCTGCTCGGTGAAAGGGAACAGATCGACGTGGATGCCGCCATTCGCGCGATCACCATCAATGCTGCCTGGCAGATTCACCAGGAGCAGAGCCGTGGCAGCATCGAAGTGGGTAAGCTGGCGGACTTCACCGTGCTGTCAGAGAACCTGAGAGAAGTGCCAGCGGAACAATGGCAGCGTATCGAGGTGACCGGCACCTATCTGAATGGCGAGCAGGTGACCCCGCAAAAATGGTCTCTGCGAAAACTGGAGCTGGTATTGCAGGCAGGCTGGGAATTGCTACTCCACAAATTCGATTAAACTTTTTCGGTGCCTGACGGTTACTCTTCGGATTCGCCGTGCCGGCCAGCGCCTTTGCTGAACCGCTCCGCACCCGCGATCGCTTCCTCGAAGACCACCGGATACCCGGCCTGCCCCTCCGCTTCGAGCGCTTCCTTCAAAGAGAGGTCCCACTGGCGATAGGCGGAGGCGCGGTCTGCGCGCAGGCATTTCTGCGGCAACCGCGCAATCTGTGCGGCTATCTCCTGCGCAGCACCGAGTGCTTCGCCCGCGCCAACCAGTCGATTGACCAGGCCCATCT from Microbulbifer aggregans includes these protein-coding regions:
- a CDS encoding integron integrase: MDRLRAFMRGRQLAYRTEKTYCGWIRDYIRFHKMRRPEEMGKAEVDAWLGHLASQRNVSVNTQKTALNAIVFLYRQFLNIELGKLDFDRTSKGQRLPVVFSHEEATAVIDKLQGHHRLLVSLMYGAGLRVMEAVRLRVHDVDFGHQCIFVREAKGDKWRRTLLPKSLAPSLQAQIELALSIHKRDLEEGFGAVYLPHALAKKYPNAATSPGWQYIFPAPDRSMDPRSQVMRRHHLGEQQVRRAVAKALSETGIRKKASCHTFRHSFATRLLASGTDIRNIQELLGHSDINTTMIYTHVIGIHERGVVSPID
- the rdgC gene encoding recombination-associated protein RdgC, with the translated sequence MWFKNLRVYRLTKEFDLTAEKLNELLEPQAFVPCGSQDAARYGWVPPLGRHGSELVHATNGYLMVCAKKQEKVIPAGVVNEKVEERAQAISEKEHRQVGRKEKQNLKDEVLLEMRPKAFARSRLHYAYIAPRDGWVVVDASSASAAEELLEHLREALSSLAVIPLSAKNLPQQAMTHWLTAPEAPARFEFGHECELRDPKDSGSVIRCKNQDLCAEEIHNHLVAGMQVHKLGLVWNGGVEFVVDHQLSLKRVKFSDELVEKADSADSENAAQRFDADFSVMTLEISALLTDLVAAFGGAGEGASVEEIVARANRAEQDQLAAEVEEVML
- a CDS encoding GNAT family N-acetyltransferase — its product is MRIEDLRDHSGAVETLAGWHFDEWQHLYPDQTREDFADDLRRSLESGTVPATWVLVDDEGVWGSASVLEQDMDTNHELGPWLANVYVHPQFRGRGLGSELIRHVMEQSAANGLEVLYLFTPGQEAFYESLGWQSLRGERYHGEDVTIMQACLGGK
- a CDS encoding DUF4136 domain-containing protein, with translation MKGRIAFREMVNTAVILALTLLVAACAGTSTSSGAAAEGRWGQYRTFGFVRSGDSVRSGEVAAILRAEVTRQMNARGLTQSSNPDLLVHLAVDTEQRVQVPGARSTGGAAARFPFLEEYYSQLPPGHATDLNRVTEGRLTIDVLDVQQRQLVWRGRAQRKVTSQMMANPQPALAGAVDDIFRRFPKTN
- the gndA gene encoding NADP-dependent phosphogluconate dehydrogenase yields the protein MSDSLCDIGFIGAGVMGKNLILNLADNGYRVCAFDLDHHKLDALLEQDARERGDQPARVETCNSYTELLSRVKAPHLVILSVPAGAPVDDVCNKLLDAGLKADDIVVDTGNSLWTDSVTRCKRYEGKLIFFTTAVSGGEVGARFGASLMPSGDPYAWARIEPIWHAIAAKVDPKSGQPIERFEPGNPVTEGEPCAAYIGPIGSGHFVKMVHNGIEYADMQMICEAYDVMRSALEMTPAEIAEVFREWNEGKLNSYLIDISAEVLATVDAETQQPLVDIILDRAGQKGTGLWTAVSSLEVGCPAPSIAEAVFARSLSTRKVLRGRAAKKLHGPDIGPVPEAERAEAIQQLHDALYCAKICVYAQGFDLMKLAAREQGWQLNFAEIARIWRAGCIIRAVFLQSISDAYERDIKLSNLLLDDFFIEQIASNQGNWRRAVADASLRGIPVPALSSALSYYDAFRRESLPANLLQAQRDFFGAHTFSRVDRPENEKYHVQWSEKGRPMVKV
- a CDS encoding amidohydrolase — translated: MNRSIHCGSLRFPLVVALTLLLAACQPEQKTDVKPPQHAEKILYGGDIVTVDPDNTFAEAVAVSEGRIVAVGSFADVSQLGGEDTEMIDLKGHTLMPGFIDIHTHPILSAMMGEVVDVSGFTHNNRAEIFAALKRGIEQKNPGEWVLAYGWDPAILADLEPPTLAELDRLAPENPLLIIAQTLHSAFANSLAFTAAGIDRDTPDPEGGYFARDARGNFTGLVMEVGAMAKFTASTPKYPLPAYLYLLTNQLETYATTGYTTIAAPGLQPIIPRHIEALRTVAQHPDAPVRVLTYPLFEQLDKTRFEPDSGDGAFEVRGPKLWVDGSPYAGGMAMESPYLDNDFTRNRLGIEAGSRGHLTFSDEQLQALVLRYHREGWQISAHAQGERAVAQFLDAVELAQQKYPREDHRHRIEHAALITPSQLQRAAELGVTPSFYIDHIYYYGHALSRSIVGPQRAERFMPINSAKKANHRFTIHTDSPSSPLGPTRAMRTAVLRQTRNDSELLGEREQIDVDAAIRAITINAAWQIHQEQSRGSIEVGKLADFTVLSENLREVPAEQWQRIEVTGTYLNGEQVTPQKWSLRKLELVLQAGWELLLHKFD